From Theileria annulata chromosome 1, complete sequence, *** SEQUENCING IN PROGRESS ***, one genomic window encodes:
- a CDS encoding uncharacterized protein (Tap349e08.q2ks7.cand.15 - score = 7.72) has translation MVEIYSFYIFYRFKLIYSNLYNNNVKNAIENLTHSTTSHNSSDVDGYKTYEKLLIGFLNGLKSFSKTICEINEINGFKGLSTSYFNSCTTHEYKIHYFETITGYKLVCFTSCDVPSLEDTLKFIYIDILTNLIIVNPTYVVGSRIDSTDFDKLIKKSLLSNL, from the exons ATGGTTGAAATTTATAgtttttacatattttaccggtttaaattaatttattcaaatttatataataataatgtaaaaaacgccattgaaaatttaacaCATTCCACCACATCTCATAATTCCTCAGATGTCGATGGATACAAGACTTATGAGAAGTTATTGATTGGCTTTCTGAATGGTCTAAAATCATTTAGTAAAACTATTTGTGAAATCAATGAGATTAACGGCTTCAAAGGTTTATCTACCTCTTATTTCAACTCTTGTACTACAcatgaatataaaatacattatttcGAGACAATCACAG GTTACAAATTAGTATGCTTTACTTCGTGCGATGTTCCAAGTTTAGAGGACACTCTCAAGTTTATTTACATTGATATTCTGACCAACTTGATTATCGTAAACCCTACCTATGTTGTGGGTTCTAGAATCGACTCCACAGATTTCGACaagttaattaaaaaatcacTTTTATCTAATCtttaa